A segment of the bacterium genome:
TACGGGCCCGTCTGCGGCGTCGCGCTCCGCGCGCCTACCTGCGGCGTACGCTCGTACGCCTCGGCATTCGCTTGTCGCGCTCCTTGCATCCAGACCCGTCTCGACCCCCTCCAGCCAATTGAATCGGGGTTGAAGGGAGGAGTACCCTCAGCGGCCATGGAGCGCAGCCCCGGCCGGATCGCCGTGAGGACTCCCAATTGGCTGGGCGACCTGATGATGGCCACGGGGACCCTGCGGGCCATCCTCGAGCGCTTCCCCGAGGCGACGGTCGACCTTGTGGTGCGCGCCGGCCACGAGGGGTTGCCGCTCCCGCGGCGCGGGCGGGTCCTGGCCTTCGACCGGCGGCGCTCCCCGGCCGGGGCGTTCGGCGCCTCTCTCGCGCCCGCCGGCTACGGCCGCTTCTACGTCCTGCCGCCGAGCTTCTCGGCCGCCTGGATGGCCTGGCGCAGCCGGGCGCCGGAGCGGGTCGGCTACCGCGGGCAGTGGCGGGGCCCGCTGCTGCGGCCGGCGCTAGCGCACCGCGCGCGCCCTCGCAGCGTGCACCTGGCGCGCGAGTTCCTCGATCTCGTCGACCCCGGGCTGGAGCTCGACTGCTACCCGCCGCGGCTCGACATCCCCGCGGGGTGGGCGGCGGAGCGGCTCGGGGCGATCTGCCGGCAGCTGCCGGAGCGC
Coding sequences within it:
- the waaF gene encoding lipopolysaccharide heptosyltransferase II; its protein translation is MERSPGRIAVRTPNWLGDLMMATGTLRAILERFPEATVDLVVRAGHEGLPLPRRGRVLAFDRRRSPAGAFGASLAPAGYGRFYVLPPSFSAAWMAWRSRAPERVGYRGQWRGPLLRPALAHRARPRSVHLAREFLDLVDPGLELDCYPPRLDIPAGWAAERLGAICRQLPERFVALAPGAVYGPAKAWPAERYRGLARALRERTGWPVVIVGTAEEHALGETVRDGEEGVLNWCGTTDLPALVAVLSRAVLLVSNDSGAMHVAAALHRPQVAIFGSTSPAWTRPLNARAAVLSAGLACAPCFARRCRFGHTDCLGKITVPAVLDAALGLLAGGPA